A single region of the Mechercharimyces sp. CAU 1602 genome encodes:
- a CDS encoding cell division protein SepF: MTEYVEDPEERMAATAKKRNVVSIHSQKNIRVVLVEPRTYDEVQEIADHLKSHRPVVVNLQLIQRDTAMRFVDFLSGTVYALGGNIQKLGSHIFFCTPANVDIQGNMTDFLKNEMTNDWLR, encoded by the coding sequence ATGACGGAGTATGTGGAAGATCCAGAAGAGAGAATGGCTGCGACGGCGAAGAAAAGAAACGTGGTCTCAATCCATTCACAAAAAAATATCCGAGTCGTATTGGTGGAGCCGAGAACCTATGACGAGGTTCAAGAAATTGCGGATCATCTCAAAAGTCATCGTCCCGTTGTTGTCAACCTCCAATTAATTCAACGTGATACTGCAATGAGATTTGTTGATTTTTTGAGCGGAACAGTTTATGCTCTTGGAGGTAACATTCAAAAGCTGGGCAGCCATATCTTCTTTTGTACCCCTGCAAACGTGGATATTCAAGGTAATATGACCGATTTTTTGAAGAATGAAATGACTAATGATTGGTTGAGGTGA
- a CDS encoding YggT family protein, translated as MTTILTIINLLVTVYSYILIGYIFLSWVPQARESVLGQALARLAEPYLGLFRRFIPPIGMIDISPIVALIALRLAWRGLVVLLVMISGWI; from the coding sequence ATGACAACGATACTTACGATAATTAACTTGCTTGTAACGGTGTATTCATATATATTAATCGGGTACATTTTTTTATCCTGGGTCCCACAAGCGAGGGAGTCCGTTCTCGGACAAGCATTAGCTCGTTTAGCAGAACCCTACTTAGGATTATTCCGCCGTTTTATCCCCCCTATTGGGATGATAGATATTTCGCCTATTGTTGCTCTTATCGCTCTCCGATTAGCATGGCGTGGACTTGTAGTTCTTCTCGTTATGATAAGCGGGTGGATATAA
- a CDS encoding RNA-binding protein → MVRNEFAHFRKEEHPFIERCLDWVERTRLSHKYSLTPFLDPRQQYILETIANQEIETKLYFDGGYLEAERKRALIVPEYAVPGEDDFMLAFMEITSGGNQLPWKHKDVLGSMLGLGIRRDQLGDITTSSYHSHIILTQEMVEYVSAHLSHVGSHRVMPEPLGRDQLKVSIPEVKERQSSVASLRADTIVAEGFGISRSKSSQLIRAQKCRINWKTIDSPSYPIAPLDMISLTGFGRVKVESIGGITKKDRRWVNLLRYI, encoded by the coding sequence GTGGTTCGAAACGAGTTTGCTCACTTTAGGAAAGAAGAGCATCCATTCATTGAACGATGTTTAGACTGGGTTGAGCGTACAAGGCTCTCTCATAAATATTCACTTACACCGTTTTTGGATCCACGTCAACAGTATATCTTAGAAACGATTGCAAATCAGGAGATAGAGACAAAGCTTTATTTTGATGGCGGTTATCTAGAAGCGGAACGTAAGCGGGCATTGATCGTACCAGAGTATGCAGTGCCAGGAGAAGACGATTTTATGCTAGCTTTTATGGAGATCACTTCAGGTGGTAATCAGTTACCCTGGAAACATAAAGATGTGTTGGGTTCTATGCTCGGTCTAGGTATTAGAAGGGATCAATTAGGAGATATTACAACTAGTTCTTATCATTCACATATCATTTTAACTCAGGAAATGGTAGAGTATGTAAGCGCGCATTTATCTCATGTCGGATCCCATCGAGTAATGCCTGAACCACTGGGAAGAGACCAACTAAAGGTATCTATTCCCGAGGTGAAAGAGCGCCAATCGTCGGTCGCCTCCCTTCGTGCGGATACGATAGTAGCGGAGGGATTTGGGATTTCTCGTAGTAAATCTTCCCAATTGATTCGTGCTCAAAAATGTCGAATAAACTGGAAAACCATTGATTCTCCGTCCTATCCAATTGCACCCCTGGATATGATCTCACTCACAGGATTTGGCAGGGTTAAAGTGGAGTCGATCGGGGGTATAACCAAAAAAGATCGGCGATGGGTGAACCTATTGCGATATATCTAG